One window of Sinorhizobium numidicum genomic DNA carries:
- a CDS encoding glutathione S-transferase, giving the protein MKILYSPASPYSNKVRMAAHHIGIAAESVLTDTNANPAELVGNNPLGKIPTLITADGKAIYDSRAIMHFLDRETKSKLYPKNAAKRTDVEIFEALCDGICDSLLAIVYEKRFHPPEKVHQPWIDRQWEKVERGLDHLNANLPKTGGKLNAGHFALAALLHYVELRFSGEWQAGRPRLASWPAKFEKHFPDYSKFRAG; this is encoded by the coding sequence ATGAAAATACTCTACTCGCCTGCCTCGCCCTATTCGAACAAGGTCCGCATGGCCGCCCATCACATCGGCATTGCTGCGGAAAGTGTGCTGACGGACACCAACGCCAATCCGGCGGAACTGGTCGGCAACAATCCGCTCGGCAAGATCCCGACGCTGATTACCGCAGACGGAAAGGCGATCTACGACAGCCGCGCGATCATGCACTTCCTCGACCGCGAGACCAAGAGCAAGCTCTATCCGAAGAATGCCGCAAAGCGCACGGACGTCGAGATCTTCGAGGCGCTCTGCGACGGCATTTGCGACAGTCTGCTCGCGATCGTCTACGAAAAGCGGTTCCATCCGCCTGAAAAGGTGCATCAGCCCTGGATCGACCGGCAGTGGGAGAAGGTAGAGCGCGGACTGGACCATCTCAACGCAAACTTGCCGAAGACCGGGGGCAAGCTAAATGCCGGGCATTTCGCGCTGGCGGCGCTGCTGCACTATGTCGAGCTGCGTTTCAGCGGCGAGTGGCAGGCGGGCCGGCCGAGGCTCGCGAGCTGGCCGGCGAAGTTCGAGAAGCACTTTCCCGACTATTCCAAATTTAGAGCGGGCTGA
- a CDS encoding ribonuclease T2 family protein, whose amino-acid sequence MAARKLLPTLVGILAIAGCSDEGAKNTLPSTRTDTEKAAASVTVPVGKGFDFYVLSLSWSPTWCDANDPKGKSDQCEAGSGHGLIVHGLWPQNEDGYPEFCPTRQSDRVPEALGRQYLDLIPSMGLIGHQWRKHGSCSGLRQADYFAVTRAARERLAIPPELTSNGGPRDLSVPAIEAALAAKNPGMTKNMIAVTCEGRLLEEIRICFDKELKFRACPEVDRQACRRSTVLLPPAP is encoded by the coding sequence ATGGCTGCAAGAAAGCTGCTGCCGACGCTCGTCGGTATTCTGGCGATTGCCGGCTGCAGCGACGAAGGTGCCAAGAACACGCTGCCGAGCACCAGAACCGATACTGAAAAAGCCGCAGCGTCGGTGACAGTCCCCGTCGGCAAAGGGTTCGACTTCTACGTCCTTTCGCTATCCTGGTCGCCAACCTGGTGCGACGCCAACGATCCGAAAGGAAAATCCGATCAATGCGAGGCCGGCAGCGGACATGGCCTGATCGTGCACGGGCTCTGGCCGCAGAACGAAGACGGCTATCCGGAATTCTGCCCAACGCGGCAATCGGACCGCGTGCCCGAGGCGCTCGGTCGACAATATCTCGACCTCATTCCCTCAATGGGGCTGATCGGCCATCAGTGGCGCAAGCACGGCAGTTGTTCAGGACTGCGCCAAGCCGACTATTTCGCCGTAACACGTGCAGCGCGCGAAAGGCTCGCCATCCCGCCCGAGCTCACATCCAATGGCGGACCGCGCGACCTCTCCGTGCCGGCGATCGAGGCGGCGTTAGCAGCCAAAAATCCGGGCATGACGAAAAACATGATCGCTGTTACCTGCGAAGGCAGGCTGCTCGAAGAAATCAGGATCTGCTTCGACAAGGAATTGAAATTCAGAGCCTGCCCTGAAGTGGATCGCCAAGCTTGCAGGAGGAGCACGGTGTTGCTGCCTCCTGCACCGTGA
- a CDS encoding 23S rRNA (adenine(2030)-N(6))-methyltransferase RlmJ — MNYRHIYHAGNFADVLKHAVLARLVTYLKQKDKAFRVLDTHAGIGLYDLSSEEAQKTGEWREGIGRLIDAELPAPVAAILEPYLSAVRDLNPEGGPEGGLTHYPGSPKLARMLFRPQDRLSAMELHPDDYEILHRLFDGDFQSRITRLDGWLALGAHLPPKEKRGLVLVDPPFEVEGEYERLVDGLAKAYRRFSSGIFCLWYPLKKGAPIKDFHEALKALEITKMLCAELSVRSDRHITGLAGSGLIVVNPPYTLKGELDTLLPFLKTRLAQDRFASARCFWLRGEAPLNRGP, encoded by the coding sequence ATGAACTACCGGCATATCTACCACGCGGGCAATTTCGCCGATGTTTTGAAGCACGCGGTGCTGGCGCGGCTCGTCACCTATCTCAAGCAGAAGGACAAGGCCTTTCGGGTGCTCGACACCCATGCCGGCATCGGGCTTTACGACCTTTCCAGCGAAGAGGCGCAGAAGACAGGAGAGTGGCGCGAGGGCATTGGACGACTGATCGACGCGGAGCTGCCCGCGCCGGTCGCCGCGATCCTGGAACCTTATCTGTCAGCCGTTCGCGATCTCAATCCGGAGGGCGGACCGGAGGGCGGGCTCACCCATTATCCCGGCTCGCCGAAGCTCGCCCGCATGCTCTTCCGTCCGCAGGACAGGCTCTCGGCGATGGAACTCCACCCGGACGACTACGAAATCCTGCACCGGCTATTCGACGGCGACTTCCAGAGCCGCATCACCCGGCTCGACGGATGGCTGGCGCTTGGCGCCCATCTGCCGCCGAAGGAGAAGCGCGGCCTCGTTCTCGTCGACCCACCCTTCGAGGTCGAAGGCGAATATGAGCGGCTCGTCGACGGCCTTGCCAAGGCCTATCGGCGTTTTTCGAGTGGCATCTTCTGCCTCTGGTATCCGCTGAAGAAGGGCGCGCCAATAAAGGATTTCCACGAGGCGCTGAAGGCGCTGGAGATCACGAAAATGCTCTGCGCCGAGCTCTCGGTCCGCAGCGATCGCCACATAACGGGGCTCGCGGGATCTGGCCTTATCGTCGTCAACCCGCCCTACACGCTGAAGGGCGAACTGGACACACTGCTGCCTTTCCTGAAGACTCGTCTCGCCCAGGACCGTTTCGCGTCAGCTCGCTGCTTCTGGCTGCGCGGCGAAGCGCCTCTCAACCGAGGCCCTTGA
- a CDS encoding molybdopterin-containing oxidoreductase family protein, with protein MPYRKAMNVSTPIRAEKSIGHSVCPHDCPSACALEIDLTAEGRIGRVRGAAENSYTAGVICAKVARYSERIYHPGRLMVPQRRVGAKGEGTWQEISWEAALDEIADQFVKAEQKHGAEAVWPYFYAGTMGQVQRDSIERLRHAKRYSGFFGSICTNMAWTGFTMATGSLRGPDPREMAKSDCVVIWGTNAVATQVNVMTHAVKARRERGAKIVVIDIYDNPTVKQADMGLVLKPGTDAALACAVMHIAFRDGYTDRAYIAEFADDPAGLEAHLQTRGPEWAAAITGLSVDEIEAFAKLVGTTPKTYFRLGYGFTRQRNGSVAIHAAASVATVLGSWKHEGGGAFHSNNDIFKLDKRELVGTALHDPDVRMLDQSQIGRVLTGDAEALRHRGPVTALLIQNTNPVNVAPEQRLVKRGFLRDDLFVAVHEQFMTDTAQLADIVLPATMFLEHDDLYRGGGHQHILIGPKVVEPPPTVRTNLFVIEELAKRLGIADRPGFGLTERQHIDRLLGNYGVDYEEMKQRKWLDCQPAFEEAHFLNGFGHPDGKFRFKADWTGTAAPNRPPKSMGPQGPHARLPQFPDHVDLIEVADEHHPFRLATSPARSFLNSTFAETPSSIQKEGRPEVMIHAEDAAELGIADGDIVRLGNERGEIRLHARIGGGARRGVVIAEGLWPNGAHLDGEGINVLTGADAVAPYGGAAFHDNRVWVRPAGN; from the coding sequence ATGCCATATAGAAAAGCCATGAACGTTTCGACCCCCATCAGAGCAGAAAAATCGATCGGCCATTCCGTCTGTCCGCACGACTGTCCCTCGGCCTGCGCGCTGGAAATAGACCTGACGGCCGAAGGACGGATCGGCCGCGTGCGCGGCGCTGCCGAAAACAGCTATACGGCCGGCGTCATCTGCGCCAAGGTGGCGCGCTATTCCGAGCGCATCTATCATCCCGGCCGGCTGATGGTGCCGCAGCGCCGCGTCGGCGCCAAGGGCGAAGGCACCTGGCAGGAGATTTCCTGGGAGGCGGCACTCGATGAGATCGCCGACCAGTTCGTGAAGGCCGAGCAGAAGCACGGCGCGGAAGCGGTCTGGCCCTATTTCTACGCCGGCACCATGGGTCAGGTTCAGCGCGACTCCATCGAGCGGCTGCGCCACGCCAAGCGCTATTCCGGCTTCTTCGGCTCGATCTGCACCAACATGGCCTGGACGGGCTTCACCATGGCGACCGGCAGCCTGCGGGGACCCGACCCGCGAGAAATGGCCAAGTCCGATTGCGTCGTGATCTGGGGCACCAATGCGGTGGCGACGCAGGTCAACGTGATGACCCACGCGGTCAAGGCGCGCAGGGAACGCGGCGCCAAGATCGTCGTCATCGACATCTACGACAATCCGACCGTCAAGCAGGCCGATATGGGCCTGGTGCTGAAGCCGGGCACCGATGCCGCTCTCGCCTGCGCCGTCATGCACATTGCCTTCCGCGACGGCTATACCGACCGCGCCTACATAGCGGAATTCGCCGACGATCCCGCGGGCCTCGAGGCGCACCTGCAGACACGTGGTCCCGAATGGGCTGCCGCTATCACCGGCCTTTCGGTGGACGAGATCGAGGCCTTCGCCAAGCTCGTCGGTACGACGCCCAAGACCTATTTCCGCCTTGGCTACGGCTTCACCCGCCAGCGCAACGGTTCGGTCGCAATCCACGCGGCAGCGTCCGTTGCGACAGTCCTCGGCTCCTGGAAGCATGAAGGCGGCGGCGCCTTCCATTCGAACAATGACATCTTCAAGCTGGACAAGCGCGAACTCGTCGGCACCGCGCTGCATGATCCGGACGTGCGCATGCTCGATCAATCGCAGATAGGCCGCGTGCTGACCGGCGATGCCGAGGCGCTACGCCATCGCGGCCCCGTGACGGCGCTCCTGATCCAGAACACCAATCCCGTCAACGTCGCGCCGGAGCAACGACTGGTGAAACGGGGCTTCCTGCGCGACGATCTTTTCGTGGCGGTGCACGAACAGTTCATGACCGATACAGCCCAACTGGCGGACATCGTTCTGCCGGCGACCATGTTCCTGGAGCATGACGATCTCTACCGCGGCGGCGGGCATCAGCACATTCTGATCGGTCCGAAGGTGGTCGAGCCGCCGCCGACGGTGCGCACCAATCTGTTCGTCATCGAGGAATTGGCAAAACGCCTCGGCATCGCCGATCGCCCCGGCTTCGGCCTGACGGAGCGTCAACATATCGATCGATTGCTCGGCAATTACGGCGTGGACTACGAAGAGATGAAGCAGAGAAAATGGCTCGATTGCCAGCCGGCGTTCGAGGAAGCGCATTTTCTCAACGGCTTCGGACATCCGGACGGTAAGTTCCGATTCAAAGCGGATTGGACCGGCACGGCCGCCCCCAATAGGCCGCCGAAGTCGATGGGCCCACAGGGGCCGCATGCCCGGCTTCCGCAGTTCCCCGATCACGTCGATCTGATCGAGGTCGCCGACGAGCACCACCCGTTCCGGCTGGCAACCTCGCCGGCGCGCTCCTTCTTGAATTCGACCTTCGCCGAAACGCCGTCCTCGATCCAGAAGGAAGGGCGGCCCGAGGTGATGATCCATGCGGAGGATGCGGCCGAACTCGGCATTGCCGACGGCGATATCGTCAGGCTCGGCAACGAGCGCGGCGAAATCCGCCTGCACGCGAGGATCGGCGGCGGCGCGCGCCGCGGTGTGGTCATCGCCGAAGGGCTCTGGCCGAACGGCGCCCATCTCGACGGCGAGGGGATCAATGTTCTGACCGGTGCCGATGCGGTCGCTCCCTATGGCGGCGCGGCCTTCCACGACAACCGGGTCTGGGTGCGGCCGGCCGGCAATTGA
- a CDS encoding NUDIX domain-containing protein, protein MTKHADPRFRIIDRRTLLNGFINIEQITLEQQMSDGSTARLVREVHDHGRAATILLFDTERELIVLVRQLRIPVFLQGEPGYLIEAPAGLLDGEAPEVAICREAMEETGYQIESAMHLFDAYMSPGSLTERTSFFLGRIDISKKVTAGGGLVHEGEDIEVLEIPFDEAVAMIGAGEICDAKTIMLLQWASLNRDSLFG, encoded by the coding sequence ATGACAAAACATGCCGACCCGCGCTTCCGGATCATCGACCGCCGGACTCTTTTGAACGGCTTCATCAATATCGAGCAGATCACTCTTGAGCAGCAGATGTCGGACGGTAGTACCGCGCGGCTCGTGCGCGAAGTGCACGACCACGGCCGGGCTGCGACGATCCTGCTCTTCGACACCGAGCGAGAATTGATCGTTCTCGTCCGCCAGCTTCGCATTCCCGTCTTTCTGCAGGGCGAGCCGGGATACCTGATCGAAGCTCCGGCGGGCCTTCTCGACGGCGAGGCGCCGGAAGTGGCGATCTGCCGTGAAGCGATGGAGGAAACCGGCTATCAGATCGAGAGCGCCATGCATCTGTTCGACGCCTATATGAGCCCGGGTTCGCTAACCGAACGAACGAGTTTCTTCCTGGGACGCATCGACATTTCCAAGAAAGTGACGGCAGGCGGTGGGCTCGTGCACGAGGGCGAAGACATCGAGGTATTGGAAATTCCCTTCGATGAGGCAGTCGCGATGATCGGCGCCGGCGAAATCTGCGATGCCAAAACCATCATGCTCTTGCAATGGGCCAGTCTTAACCGCGATTCCCTGTTCGGCTAA
- the mprF gene encoding bifunctional lysylphosphatidylglycerol flippase/synthetase MprF, with the protein MTSSSNELEANDDQQADDGWRPFLRRNQRYISAIGTLLIIALFGAAIFHLTAEVQYDDVTSALADTRWTSIAAAILFTALSFFALTFYDVGALDYIKRKLPYADVALTAACAYAVGNTAGFGPLSGGAIRYRSYSRLGLEPEDIARIIAFVTLAFGLGLATVGCLSLLTVAEYVAPLTGLEPFWLRAIAIVVLAGLLMVLVVARNGHEFSLGRLTLRLPDSKVSSRQFLVTALDLGASATVLYVLLPAGAIGWPAFLAIYCVAVGLGVLSHVPAGLGVFETVIVATLGRAADVDTILGALVLYRLIYHVLPLLIAIIVIIGMEVRQFAGHPAASSLRRVGGRLTPLLLATLALVLALMLVLSSVTPTPHENLAFLQNYVSLPIIEGAHFLASLLGLVLVIVARGLALRLDGAWWASIVIALAALMLSLLKAVAVGEAAMLAFFLGGLLVSRRLFVRPASLFGQALTLPWLTALGVICFGAFVVLLFVYRDVEYSHELWWQFEFSAEAPRGLRALLGVTIGASAVAIWSLMRPATTAIEPASEDEMERAIAIVDSQDMSDANLVRMGDKSIMFSSDDRAFIMYGQRARSWIALFDPVGPPDAWPDLIWQFIETARANGCRAVFYQVSPLGLAYYADAGLRAFRLGELALVDLTRFELKGGKWANLRQQVSRGQREGLEFSVVEPSDVPGILPELAAISDAWLAHHSAREKGFSLGAFDPEYLASQPVAILKCQGRIVAFANVLVTGTREEASVDLMRFSPDAPKGSMDFLFVQLMEHLKAQGYRHFNLGMAPLSGMSSRQIAPAWDRAGNAFFEHGERFYNFKGLRAFKSKFHPRWQARYLVASGGLNPILALMDATFLIGGGLKGVITK; encoded by the coding sequence ATGACGTCCTCCTCGAACGAGCTTGAAGCGAACGACGATCAGCAGGCCGACGATGGATGGCGGCCGTTTCTGAGGCGCAATCAGCGTTACATTTCCGCCATCGGCACGCTTTTGATAATCGCGCTCTTCGGGGCAGCGATCTTCCACCTGACCGCCGAAGTGCAGTACGACGACGTCACCTCCGCGCTGGCCGATACCCGCTGGACGTCGATCGCTGCGGCGATCCTGTTCACTGCGCTGAGCTTTTTTGCGCTTACCTTCTACGATGTCGGCGCGCTCGATTATATCAAGCGGAAGCTTCCCTATGCCGATGTCGCGCTCACGGCCGCCTGCGCCTACGCGGTCGGCAATACTGCCGGTTTCGGCCCGTTAAGCGGCGGCGCGATCAGGTACCGGTCCTATTCCCGGCTTGGTCTGGAGCCGGAAGACATCGCCCGCATCATCGCCTTCGTCACGCTCGCCTTCGGCCTCGGCCTTGCGACGGTCGGCTGCCTCAGCCTGCTCACCGTCGCAGAATATGTCGCGCCGCTGACCGGGCTTGAGCCCTTCTGGTTGCGGGCGATTGCAATTGTGGTGCTTGCCGGCCTGCTGATGGTGCTCGTCGTGGCGCGCAACGGCCATGAGTTCAGCCTCGGTCGCCTCACCCTTCGCCTGCCGGATTCCAAGGTTTCCTCGCGGCAGTTTCTGGTGACGGCACTCGATCTCGGCGCATCCGCGACGGTTCTCTATGTCCTTCTGCCTGCCGGAGCAATTGGCTGGCCGGCCTTCCTGGCGATCTATTGCGTCGCAGTCGGTCTCGGTGTGCTGAGCCACGTGCCCGCTGGACTCGGCGTCTTCGAAACCGTGATCGTAGCGACCCTCGGACGCGCGGCCGATGTCGATACGATCCTCGGCGCGCTGGTCCTTTATCGTCTCATCTATCACGTGCTGCCGCTGCTGATCGCTATTATCGTGATCATCGGTATGGAAGTCCGTCAATTCGCCGGTCATCCGGCGGCATCCAGCCTGCGCCGTGTCGGCGGTCGCCTGACGCCTCTCCTGCTGGCGACGCTCGCGCTCGTGCTCGCACTCATGCTCGTTCTTTCGAGCGTGACGCCGACACCCCACGAGAACCTCGCCTTCCTCCAAAATTATGTTTCTCTTCCGATCATCGAGGGAGCGCACTTCCTCGCGAGCTTGCTTGGGCTGGTGCTCGTCATCGTCGCGCGTGGACTGGCGCTGCGGCTCGACGGTGCCTGGTGGGCCTCGATCGTCATCGCTCTGGCCGCGCTCATGCTTTCCCTGTTGAAAGCTGTGGCCGTCGGAGAAGCGGCCATGCTCGCCTTCTTCCTAGGCGGGCTGCTCGTCAGCCGTCGTCTCTTCGTCCGCCCTGCCTCGCTCTTCGGTCAGGCGCTGACACTGCCCTGGCTGACAGCCCTTGGCGTCATCTGCTTCGGGGCGTTCGTTGTCCTGCTCTTCGTTTATCGGGACGTCGAATACAGCCATGAACTCTGGTGGCAGTTCGAGTTTTCCGCCGAGGCGCCGCGTGGGCTTCGCGCCCTGCTCGGCGTCACGATCGGCGCGAGTGCCGTGGCGATTTGGAGCCTGATGCGCCCCGCCACGACAGCGATAGAGCCGGCTTCCGAGGACGAGATGGAGCGGGCGATCGCCATCGTCGATAGCCAGGACATGTCGGACGCCAATCTGGTGCGGATGGGCGACAAGAGTATCATGTTCTCGTCCGACGACCGCGCCTTCATCATGTATGGCCAGCGGGCGCGCTCATGGATCGCGCTTTTCGATCCGGTCGGCCCGCCGGACGCCTGGCCGGACCTTATCTGGCAATTCATCGAGACAGCCCGCGCCAACGGCTGCCGCGCCGTATTCTACCAGGTTTCGCCGTTGGGCCTCGCATACTATGCGGATGCGGGATTGCGCGCTTTCCGCCTTGGCGAGCTGGCCCTGGTCGACTTGACGCGGTTCGAGCTCAAGGGGGGAAAATGGGCCAACCTGCGCCAGCAGGTCAGCCGGGGGCAACGCGAGGGGTTGGAATTCTCTGTGGTCGAACCCTCGGACGTGCCTGGTATCCTGCCGGAACTGGCTGCCATATCCGACGCCTGGCTTGCGCATCACAGCGCGCGAGAAAAAGGTTTCTCGCTCGGCGCGTTCGACCCGGAATACCTGGCCTCGCAGCCGGTGGCGATCCTCAAATGCCAAGGCCGTATCGTCGCCTTCGCCAATGTCCTCGTCACTGGCACTCGGGAGGAAGCCTCAGTGGATCTGATGCGATTCTCGCCGGATGCGCCTAAAGGATCGATGGATTTCCTCTTCGTGCAGCTGATGGAGCACCTGAAAGCGCAAGGCTATCGGCACTTCAATCTCGGCATGGCGCCGCTTTCCGGCATGTCCTCGCGGCAGATCGCGCCGGCATGGGATCGGGCGGGCAACGCCTTCTTCGAGCATGGCGAGCGCTTCTACAATTTCAAGGGATTGCGCGCCTTCAAATCCAAATTTCACCCGCGCTGGCAGGCGCGTTATCTCGTGGCGAGCGGTGGCCTCAATCCGATCCTCGCTTTGATGGATGCAACGTTCCTGATCGGCGGCGGGCTGAAAGGGGTGATAACGAAATGA
- a CDS encoding virulence factor family protein, translating to MSGIGLIWKPIVFAALMVMAACLPSAAEEAPKFDTGMIPSPHILFPTNEATALVVLLSDEAGWTEKEEAVARTLSGDNALVIGVDLKAYLASLAKDDGDCVYTVSDIESLSQQVQRAAKSNAYRPPIVAGVGAGGAMALAIAAQSPVATIGQTVAVDPKEGIGLTKQLCTPAEKVRRGDQMVYGLTDGPLPEPVTVTFSPNASNEGREHVAALVEKHPDIETEDTDDDAYAAVSSKLSALLQEGGEADNPFGLPLTVLDAKPARDTMAVIYSGDGGWRDIDKEVGNVLQQEGVPVVGVDSLRYFWSERQPQATADDLARIMTYYRKRWNVRNVLLIGYSFGADVLPRTYNLLPAGDRALVRQITLMALSHQVDYKVSVLGWLGAKGEGNSGDPLDDINKIDPSLVQCIYGTEEEDDACPDLKSSGADVVAIDGGHHFDEDYPALTRRVLDALDRRLAAAK from the coding sequence ATGAGCGGCATCGGACTGATCTGGAAACCCATTGTGTTTGCGGCGCTGATGGTCATGGCTGCCTGCCTCCCCTCGGCGGCGGAAGAGGCGCCGAAATTCGACACGGGCATGATCCCGTCGCCGCATATCCTGTTCCCGACGAACGAGGCAACCGCTCTTGTCGTTCTGCTTTCGGACGAAGCGGGTTGGACGGAAAAGGAAGAGGCGGTCGCCCGGACACTTTCCGGTGACAACGCCCTGGTCATCGGCGTCGATCTCAAAGCCTACCTGGCGTCGCTCGCCAAGGACGATGGCGACTGCGTCTACACGGTCTCGGACATAGAATCCCTCAGCCAGCAGGTGCAGCGTGCCGCGAAGAGCAACGCCTACCGCCCGCCGATCGTCGCTGGCGTGGGTGCCGGGGGCGCCATGGCGCTGGCGATTGCGGCACAGTCTCCGGTAGCGACCATTGGCCAGACTGTCGCTGTCGACCCCAAAGAGGGAATAGGCTTGACGAAGCAACTCTGCACGCCGGCCGAGAAGGTTCGGAGGGGTGACCAGATGGTTTACGGCTTGACCGACGGACCATTGCCCGAGCCCGTGACTGTCACTTTTTCGCCTAACGCTTCCAACGAAGGCCGCGAGCATGTGGCCGCCCTCGTTGAGAAGCATCCAGATATCGAGACAGAGGATACCGATGACGACGCCTACGCCGCAGTGTCGAGTAAGCTCTCGGCGCTCTTGCAGGAGGGCGGCGAAGCCGACAATCCCTTTGGCCTCCCGCTGACGGTCCTCGATGCGAAACCCGCACGCGACACGATGGCCGTGATCTATTCCGGCGACGGCGGCTGGCGCGATATCGACAAGGAGGTCGGCAACGTGCTGCAGCAGGAGGGTGTGCCGGTCGTCGGGGTGGATTCGCTGCGTTATTTCTGGTCGGAGCGCCAGCCGCAGGCGACCGCCGACGACCTCGCCCGGATCATGACCTACTATCGCAAGCGCTGGAATGTCCGAAATGTGCTGCTGATCGGCTATTCCTTCGGTGCCGATGTTCTGCCGCGCACCTACAATCTGCTCCCGGCCGGCGATCGGGCGCTCGTGCGCCAGATCACGCTCATGGCGCTGTCGCATCAGGTTGACTACAAGGTTTCCGTCCTTGGATGGCTGGGTGCCAAGGGCGAGGGGAATTCGGGCGACCCCCTCGACGACATCAATAAGATCGACCCCTCGCTCGTCCAGTGCATCTACGGCACCGAGGAGGAAGACGACGCCTGCCCGGATCTGAAATCGTCCGGCGCCGACGTGGTCGCGATCGACGGCGGCCATCATTTTGACGAGGACTACCCGGCTCTGACGCGCCGTGTGCTCGACGCACTCGACCGCCGCCTCGCGGCTGCGAAGTGA
- the purN gene encoding phosphoribosylglycinamide formyltransferase, producing the protein MSLTVSRKKRVVVFISGGGSNMLSLATAAVEPDFPAEIIAVITDKADAGGLAKAAALGIPTSSFVRKDFTSKEAHEAAILAELDRLAPDIICLAGYMRLLSSAFIQRHRGRILNIHPSLLPLFPGLHTHQRALDAGMKLAGCTVHFVTEGMDDGPIVAQAAVPIIAGDTAETLAARVLTVEHKIYPLALRLVAEGKVEMKDGRAVSYALGEASGALISPAI; encoded by the coding sequence ATGAGCCTCACCGTAAGCAGGAAGAAAAGGGTCGTCGTCTTCATTTCCGGCGGCGGCTCGAACATGCTCTCGCTGGCGACGGCGGCGGTCGAGCCGGACTTTCCAGCCGAAATCATCGCCGTCATCACAGATAAGGCGGATGCTGGCGGACTTGCCAAGGCGGCAGCGCTCGGCATCCCGACATCCTCATTCGTCCGCAAGGACTTTACCAGCAAGGAAGCGCACGAGGCGGCAATCCTCGCCGAACTCGACCGGCTCGCGCCGGATATCATCTGCCTTGCCGGCTATATGCGCCTGCTTTCCTCGGCCTTCATCCAGCGCCATCGGGGCCGCATTCTGAATATCCATCCGTCGCTGCTGCCGCTCTTCCCGGGGCTGCACACGCATCAGCGTGCGCTCGACGCGGGGATGAAGCTCGCCGGCTGCACCGTCCATTTCGTGACCGAGGGCATGGACGACGGGCCGATTGTTGCCCAGGCCGCCGTACCGATCATTGCCGGCGATACGGCCGAGACACTCGCCGCGCGCGTGCTGACCGTCGAGCACAAGATCTATCCGCTGGCGCTGAGGCTCGTGGCCGAAGGCAAAGTGGAAATGAAAGATGGACGCGCCGTGAGCTACGCGCTCGGCGAGGCGTCTGGCGCACTCATTTCGCCGGCCATCTGA
- the purM gene encoding phosphoribosylformylglycinamidine cyclo-ligase — MSQSGKNGLTYSDAGVDIDAGNLMVEKIKPHVRSTRRPGADGEIGGFGGLFDLKAAGFTDPVLVAANDGVGTKLKIAIDANKHDTVGIDLVAMCVNDLVVQGAEPLFFLDYFATGKLDPDQGASIVAGIAAGCREAGCALIGGETAEMPGMYAGSDYDLAGFAVGAAERGQLLPAGDIAEGDVILGLASSGVHSNGYSLVRKIVSLSGLNWDSPAPFGQGTLADLLMTPTRIYVKPLLKAIRETGAIKALAHITGGGFPENIPRVLPKQLAAEIDLDAIKAPAVFSWLAKTGGVAATEMLRTFNCGVGMIAVVPAEEAEKVAAILTGQGETVFTLGRMVTRAEGATGTIYKGSLSL; from the coding sequence ATGAGCCAGTCGGGAAAGAACGGTCTCACCTATAGCGACGCGGGCGTGGACATCGATGCCGGCAACCTGATGGTGGAAAAGATCAAGCCGCATGTGCGCTCCACTCGGCGTCCCGGCGCCGACGGCGAGATCGGCGGTTTCGGCGGCCTCTTCGATCTCAAGGCCGCGGGCTTCACCGATCCGGTTCTGGTTGCCGCGAACGACGGCGTCGGCACCAAGCTCAAGATCGCCATCGATGCGAACAAGCACGATACCGTCGGCATCGATCTCGTTGCAATGTGCGTCAACGATCTCGTGGTCCAGGGCGCCGAACCGTTGTTCTTCCTCGACTATTTCGCCACCGGCAAGCTCGATCCCGATCAGGGCGCTTCGATCGTCGCCGGCATCGCTGCCGGCTGCCGCGAGGCGGGGTGCGCTCTCATCGGCGGGGAAACGGCCGAAATGCCCGGCATGTATGCCGGCAGTGACTACGACCTCGCCGGCTTTGCCGTCGGTGCTGCCGAGCGCGGACAGCTCCTGCCGGCCGGCGACATTGCCGAAGGCGACGTCATTCTCGGCCTCGCCTCCTCCGGCGTTCACTCGAACGGCTATTCGCTGGTGCGCAAAATCGTTTCGCTCTCCGGCCTGAACTGGGACTCACCGGCGCCCTTCGGCCAGGGCACTCTTGCCGACCTCTTGATGACGCCGACGCGCATCTATGTGAAGCCGCTGTTGAAGGCGATCCGCGAGACTGGCGCCATCAAGGCGCTCGCGCATATCACCGGCGGCGGCTTCCCAGAGAACATTCCGCGCGTGCTGCCGAAGCAGCTCGCCGCGGAGATCGACCTCGACGCCATCAAGGCGCCGGCCGTCTTTTCTTGGCTGGCGAAGACCGGCGGCGTCGCCGCCACCGAGATGCTCCGCACCTTCAACTGCGGCGTCGGCATGATCGCCGTCGTTCCGGCGGAGGAGGCCGAGAAGGTTGCTGCGATTCTTACCGGCCAAGGCGAAACGGTCTTCACCCTCGGCCGCATGGTGACACGCGCCGAGGGCGCAACCGGCACGATCTACAAGGGCAGCCTCTCTCTATGA